Part of the Faecalibacterium duncaniae genome, CACTTCCACGGACGGCAGCTTTGTTTACGGTTATGCCGTTGCCACCGACACCGGTATCGCGGTGCAGAAGGGCCAGATCCTGGTGGACCTGTTCTATGAGACCTACGCAGAGTCGGTCATCAACGGAGCCATTCAGGTCAACGTTTACGTTGTAGGCTGAACCGCATAGCACACGGAAAAATTTGAAAAAGCACCCGCTTCAGTTTCCTGGATTTACAGGAAAAATGAGGCGGGTCTTTCTTTTTGCCCTATATTCTGTAAAGTTTGCCGAGAATTCTTGTGTAAAATTGGATAAGTTGACCACAATGAAAAAATATTGACGAAAAGATTATAGTAGATTTTGACGGAAAGCCCTTGAAAAATCGGACAAAATTCTTTAATATAAGAGAGTACAAAGGTATAGGCTCACTGGGGCCTGTACGGGGAGGAGCTGTTTATGAGACCGACGGAAGAAAAGATCCAGAAAGATCCCTCGGATCTGCCGATTTATCTGTTCAAGCAGGGCAACAACTGCGAAGCATACCGTTACTTTGGTGCACACCTTGAGACCCGCGCCGGAGAGTCCGGTGTGGTGTTCCGTGTTTGGGCACCCCATGCAGCCGCCATCAGTGTGGTGGGCGATTTCAACAGCTGGAAGCCGGGCAGCCACCCGATGCGCAAAGTGGATGGGGATTCTGTCTGGGAGCTGTTCATCCCCGGCGTAAAGGAATATGATGTCTACAAGTACTGTGTGACCACCCGGGGCGGCGACCTGCTCTATAAGGCCGATCCCTATGCGTTCCACGCGGAGACCCGGCCCTCCAACGGCAGCAAGGTCTACGATATCACCGGCTTTGCCTGGCACGATGATGCCTGGCAGACTGCTCAGAAAAAGGCGGACGTGATCAACGGCCCGATGAACATCTACGAGATGCACGCGGGCAGCTGGAAGCTGAAGGACGAGAAGGTTCCCTATAACTATTCCGAGCTGGCCGACGAGCTGATCCCCTACATCCGGGAGATGGGTTACACCCATGTGGAGCTTCTGCCCGTGATGGAGTATCCCTTCGACGGCAGCTGGGGCTACCAGGTCACGGGCTATTTTGCCCCCACCAGCCGCTACGGCACCCCCAAGGACTTCATGGCCTTTGTGGACAAGATGCATGAGGCCGGCATCGGTGTCATCATGGACTGGGTGCCCGCCCACTTCCCGAAGGATGGCTTCGGCCTGTACAACTTTGACGGAGAGGCCTGCTACGAGGACCCCAACCCCAAGCGCGGCGAGCATAAAGAATGGGGCACCATGGTGTTCGACTTCGGCCGCAGCGAGGTGCAGAGCTTCCTGATCTCCAGCGCCCTGTACTGGTTGGAGCAGTACCACATCGATGGTCTGCGCGTGGATGCCGTGGCCTCCATGCTGTATCTGGATTACAACCGCAAGCAGGGCGAATGGGAGCCCAATAAGAATGGCGGCAAGGAGAACCTGGAAGCAGTGGCTTTCCTGCGCAAGCTGAACGATACGGTTCTGGGCCGCCACCCCCACAAGTGCATGATCGCGGAGGAGTCCACCGCATGGCCCATGGTCACCAAACCGGCCAGCGACGGCGGCCTGGGCTTCAACTTCAAGTGGAACATGGGCTGGATGAACGACATGCTCAGCTACATGAAGACCGACCCGCTCTTCCGCGCGGGCAACCACAACAAGGTCACCTTCAGCTTCTTCTATGCCTTCAGCGAAAACTTTGTGCTGCCCATCAGCCACGATGAAGTAGTGCACGGCAAGGGCAGCCTGATCAACAAGATGCCGGGCGAGTACGATGCCAAGTTTGCCAACCTGCGCACCTTCTTCGGCTACATGATGGCCCACCCCGGCAAGAAGCTGCTGTTCATGGGCCAGGAGTTTGGCCAGTTCACGGAGTGGAACGAGGAAAAGCAGCTGGATTGGATGCTGCTGGACTACGATAAGCACACCGAGCTGCAGAACTACGTCAAGACCCTGAACGCCTTCTATAAAGAACACCCCGCCTTCTGGCAGATCGATTACAGCTGGGAGGGCTTCCAGTGGATCGTGCCCGATGACTCCAAGCAGAGCGTGGTCGCCTTCCTGCGCAAGGACGCAAACGGCAAGCAGATCCTGGTGGTCTGCAACTTCAACCCCGTCCTGCGCGAGGGCTATGCCCTGGGCGCACCTGTGGCAGGTACATACAAGGAAGTGCTGAACAGCGATGACGAGGCCTTCGGCGGTTCCGGCGCGGTCCATAACAAGTCCGTGCGCACCCACAAGAAGCCCCTGCATGGCTTTGAGCAGAGCATTACCATCACCCTGCCGCCCATGAGCACCCTGTATTTTGAGGTGCCCACCAAGCGCACCCGCAAGGCAGCAGATCCGGCCAAGACGGCCCAGACCGTGAAAAAGACCGCTGCCAAAAAGACAGCCGCCAAGACCACGAAGACCGCCAAGGCTGAGCCTGCCGTGAAGGAGGAAAAGCCCAAAAAGACCTCCACCCGCAAGGCAAAGGCAGAAGCGGAACCTGCACCGGAAAAGACCCCGGCCAAGCGCGGCCGGAAGCCCAAGGCAGAAGCCGCTGCCGCACCCGAAGCAGCACCCGCCAAGCGGGGCCGCAAACCCAAAGCCGAGCCCGCTGAAGCTGCCCCCGCGGCAGCCGAAAAGCCTGCCCGCAAGCCCCGCGCCAAAAAGGCCGCCAAGACCGAGGAGTGACCGGGGCGCATCCGCACAACACAGTCAAACCATTTCCAAATCCAATAAATCCGGAAATGTGTAAAAGGGGAGAATAAAGCTATGGCAAAAGAAATTGTGGCAATGATCCTTGCCGGCGGACGTGGCTCGCGCTTGTACGCGCTGACACAGAAAACGGCAAAACCTGCAGTGGGGTTCGGCGGCAAATACCGCATCGTGGACTTCCCGCTGTCCAACTGCGTCAACTCCAACATTGATACTGTGGGCATCGCAACCCAGTATCAGCCCCAGAAGCTGAACGAGTACATCGGCAACGGCCAGCCTTGGGATCTGGACCGCCTGTACGGCGGCGTGCACACCCTGCCCCCCTACGAGCAGGCAAAGGGCACCGACTGGTACAAGGGCACTGCAAACGCCATCTACCAGAACATCAGCTTCATCGACAGCTATGATCCTGAGTACGTCATCATCCTGTCCGGTGACCAGATCTGCAAGCAGGACTACGCCGACTTCCTGCGCTTCCACAAGGAAAAGGGCGCGGAGTTCTCCGTGGCTGTCATGGAGGTCGATTGGAAGGAAGCTTCCCGCTTTGGCCTGATGGTGGCAGACGAGAACGATAAGATCACCGAGTTCCAGGAGAAGCCCCCGGTTCCCAAGTCCAACCTGGCTTCCATGGGCATCTACATCTTCAACTGGGATGTGCTGAAGAAGTACCTGGAAGAGGACGAGGCTGATCCCAACTCCAAGAACGACTTTGGCATGAACATCATCCCCGCTCTGCTGCAGGATGGCCGCAAGATGTATGCTTACCACTTCAACGGCTACTGGCGTGACGTGGGCACCATCGACAGCCTGTGGGAAGCCAACATGGAAGTGCTGGACCCCGAGAACTCCGGCATTGATATCTTCGACAAGAAGTGGAAGATCTACAGCCGCAACCCCGTGCTGCCCGCCCAGAAGATCGGCCCCCGCGCCGTGGTGCAGGATTCCCTCATCACCGAGGGCTGCCAGATCTATGGCCGCGTCCAGCACTCTGTCCTGAGCGCAGGCGTTACCGTGGAAGAGGGCGCTACCGTTGAGGATGCTGTCCTGATGGATGGCGTTGTGGTCAAGGCAGGTGCCGTGGTCAAGCGCTGCATCCTGGCTGAGAACGTTGTGGTGGGTGCCGGTGCCAAGATCGGCGGCGAGGGCCCCATTGCACATGTGGGTACCGGCCTTACCGTTGGCGCAGGCGCTACCGTAAAAGAGGGTGCCAAAGTATTTGATTCCGTCAAGGAGGGCGAGGAAGTATGCTGAGCCAGAACAACAATGCGTTGGGCATCATTTTCCCCAACAGCTATGATAACACCGTACCGGAGCTTGTGACTGAGCGCACCATGGCTTCGATTCCCTTTGCAGGCCGTTACCGCATGGTGGACTTTATGCTGTCCAGCATGGCAAACTGCGGCATCTCCAATGTCTCCATCGTGGTGCGCAAGAACTACCACTCCCTGATGGATCATCTGGGCACCGGCCGTGAGTGGGATATGGCCCGCCGTCACGGCGGCCTGAACATCGTGCCTCCCTTTGCAGAAAAGGGTGTGCGCATTTATTCCGGCCGTGTGGAGGCTCTGGGCTCCATCCTGAGCTACCTGGAGAACCAGAAGGAGAAGTACGTTGTGATGAGCGATGCCAACATCGCCATCAACTACGATTTCAACGCCCTGCTGGCTGCCCATCAGGCAAGCGGCGCGGATGTGACCATCGCTTACCAGAAGACCGAGATCCCCGAGGGCCGCAAGAACGACAACTACACCCTGACTGTGGATGCCGATGGCCGTGTGACCGAGCTGCTGTTCAATGATTACCGCCCCGGTGTCCAGAACCTGGACCTGAACATCTATGTTCTGGAGCGCGAGACCCTGATCAAGCTGGTCAAGGATGCGACCTCCCGCGGCCTGATCTACTTTGAGCGTGACATCCTGGCCCACAACGTCAACATCCTGAACATCCGTGCTCTGGAGTACACCGGTTATGTGGCCCATGTCTGCGACATGAAGAGCTACTTTGATGAGAACCTCAAGCTCATCGATGAGAAGAACCTGAACGCTCTGTTCCCCAAGGAGAGCCCTGTCTACACCAAGATCCGTGATGACAACCCCGTGCGCTACGTCAACGGCTCTTCCGTCAGCAATTCCCTGCTGGCCGATGGCTGTGTCATCGAGGGCACCGTGGAGAACTGCGTGCTGTTCCGCGGCGTTCGCGTCAAGAAGGGTGCTGTGGTCAGAAACTGTGTCCTGATGCAGGATACCGTTGTGGAACCAGGCGCTCAGCTGGACTGCGTTGTCACCGATAAGAACGTGCGTGTGACCGCCGACAAGAAGCTCTCCGGTACCGAGAGCTTCCCGGTCTATGTTCAGAAGAACCACACCGTCTGAGCCTGACACACTGAAACTTTCACAGGGGCGGCTCCCCTCCCCGGTAGCCCCTCTCAAAGAGGGGCGGGGGCCTTTGCGCCCCCGCCCGCTCTTTGTGTATCCGCCCTTTTTTCTGGAAAGGAGAAATACTATGAAGATCCTGTATGCCGCTTCGGAAGCGACCCCCTTTGCCAAGTCCGGCGGTCTGGCCGACGTGGCAGGCTCCCTGCCCAAGGCTCTGGTCAAGGACGGCGTGGATGCCCGCGTCATCATGCCGCTGTACGGCGACCTGAAAATGCGCGATAAGCTGGAGTATGTCACCAACTACTCAGTGCCCGTGGGCTGGCGCAGCCAGTACTGCGGCCTGTTCAAGGCTGAGGTCAACGGTGTGACCTACTACTTCCTGGACAACGAGTATTACTTCAAGCGCCGCGGCCTGTACGGCTTCTACGATGACGGCGAGCGCTTCGCTTTCTTCTCCCGCGCTGTGCTGGAGACTCTGTTCTACATCGACTTCACCCCCGATATCATCAACTGCAACGACTGGCAGACCGCACTGGTTCCCGTTTACCTGAACCTGTACTACCGCCATCTGGATAAGTTCAACCGGATCAAGACCATCTTCACCATCCACAACATCGCATATCAGGGCAAGTACGGCACCGATATCCTGGAGGACACCTGCGGCATCGGCCACCGTGACCAGCACATCGTGGAGTACGATGGCTGCGCCAACTTTATGAAGGGTGCCTTTGAGACGGCAGATAAGATCACCACTGTCAGCCCCACCTACGCACAGGAGATCCTGGACCCCTGGTTCAGCTACGGTCTGGATGCCCTGCTGCGGG contains:
- the glgB gene encoding 1,4-alpha-glucan branching protein GlgB codes for the protein MRPTEEKIQKDPSDLPIYLFKQGNNCEAYRYFGAHLETRAGESGVVFRVWAPHAAAISVVGDFNSWKPGSHPMRKVDGDSVWELFIPGVKEYDVYKYCVTTRGGDLLYKADPYAFHAETRPSNGSKVYDITGFAWHDDAWQTAQKKADVINGPMNIYEMHAGSWKLKDEKVPYNYSELADELIPYIREMGYTHVELLPVMEYPFDGSWGYQVTGYFAPTSRYGTPKDFMAFVDKMHEAGIGVIMDWVPAHFPKDGFGLYNFDGEACYEDPNPKRGEHKEWGTMVFDFGRSEVQSFLISSALYWLEQYHIDGLRVDAVASMLYLDYNRKQGEWEPNKNGGKENLEAVAFLRKLNDTVLGRHPHKCMIAEESTAWPMVTKPASDGGLGFNFKWNMGWMNDMLSYMKTDPLFRAGNHNKVTFSFFYAFSENFVLPISHDEVVHGKGSLINKMPGEYDAKFANLRTFFGYMMAHPGKKLLFMGQEFGQFTEWNEEKQLDWMLLDYDKHTELQNYVKTLNAFYKEHPAFWQIDYSWEGFQWIVPDDSKQSVVAFLRKDANGKQILVVCNFNPVLREGYALGAPVAGTYKEVLNSDDEAFGGSGAVHNKSVRTHKKPLHGFEQSITITLPPMSTLYFEVPTKRTRKAADPAKTAQTVKKTAAKKTAAKTTKTAKAEPAVKEEKPKKTSTRKAKAEAEPAPEKTPAKRGRKPKAEAAAAPEAAPAKRGRKPKAEPAEAAPAAAEKPARKPRAKKAAKTEE
- a CDS encoding glucose-1-phosphate adenylyltransferase; the protein is MAKEIVAMILAGGRGSRLYALTQKTAKPAVGFGGKYRIVDFPLSNCVNSNIDTVGIATQYQPQKLNEYIGNGQPWDLDRLYGGVHTLPPYEQAKGTDWYKGTANAIYQNISFIDSYDPEYVIILSGDQICKQDYADFLRFHKEKGAEFSVAVMEVDWKEASRFGLMVADENDKITEFQEKPPVPKSNLASMGIYIFNWDVLKKYLEEDEADPNSKNDFGMNIIPALLQDGRKMYAYHFNGYWRDVGTIDSLWEANMEVLDPENSGIDIFDKKWKIYSRNPVLPAQKIGPRAVVQDSLITEGCQIYGRVQHSVLSAGVTVEEGATVEDAVLMDGVVVKAGAVVKRCILAENVVVGAGAKIGGEGPIAHVGTGLTVGAGATVKEGAKVFDSVKEGEEVC
- the glgD gene encoding glucose-1-phosphate adenylyltransferase subunit GlgD, which gives rise to MLSQNNNALGIIFPNSYDNTVPELVTERTMASIPFAGRYRMVDFMLSSMANCGISNVSIVVRKNYHSLMDHLGTGREWDMARRHGGLNIVPPFAEKGVRIYSGRVEALGSILSYLENQKEKYVVMSDANIAINYDFNALLAAHQASGADVTIAYQKTEIPEGRKNDNYTLTVDADGRVTELLFNDYRPGVQNLDLNIYVLERETLIKLVKDATSRGLIYFERDILAHNVNILNIRALEYTGYVAHVCDMKSYFDENLKLIDEKNLNALFPKESPVYTKIRDDNPVRYVNGSSVSNSLLADGCVIEGTVENCVLFRGVRVKKGAVVRNCVLMQDTVVEPGAQLDCVVTDKNVRVTADKKLSGTESFPVYVQKNHTV